The following are encoded together in the Ovis canadensis isolate MfBH-ARS-UI-01 breed Bighorn chromosome 2, ARS-UI_OviCan_v2, whole genome shotgun sequence genome:
- the YTHDF2 gene encoding YTH domain-containing family protein 2 isoform X2 — MSASSLLEQRPKGQGNKVQNGSVHQKDGLNDDDFEPYLSPQARPNNAYTAMSDSYLPSYYSPSIGFSYSLGEAAWSTGGDTAMPYLTSYGQLSNGEPHFLPDAMFGQPGALGSTPFLGQHGFNFFPSGIDFSAWGNNSSQGQSTQSSGYSSNYAYAPSSLGGAMIDGQSAFASETLNKAPGMNTIDQGMAALKLGSTEVASNVPKVVGSAVGSGSITSNIVASNSLPPATIAPPKPASWADIASKPAKQQPKLKTKNGIAGSSLPPPPIKHNMDIGTWDNKGPVAKAPSQALVQNIGQQPTQGSPQPVGQQANNSPPVAQASVGQQTQPLPPPPPQPAQLSVQQQAAQPTRWVAPRNRGSGFGHNGVDGNGVGQTQAGSGSTPSEPHPVLEKLRSINNYNPKDFDWNLKHGRVFIIKSYSEDDIHRSIKYNIWCSTEHGNKRLDAAYRSMNGKGPVYLLFSVNGSGHFCGVAEMKSAVDYNTCAGVWSQDKWKGRFDVRWIFVKDVPNSQLRHIRLENNENKPVTNSRDTQEVPLEKAKQVLKIIASYKHTTSIFDDFSHYEKRQEEEESLKRNVKVVGNKRQFCTDCSNGCICIS; from the exons ATGTCGGCCAGCAGCCTCTTGGAGCAG AGACCAAAAGGTCAAGGAAACAAAG taCAAAATGGATCTGTACATCAAAAGGATGGATTAAACGATGATGATTTTGAACCTTACTTGAGTCCACAGGCAAGGCCC aATAATGCATATACTGCCATGTCAGATTCCTACTTACCCAGTTACTACAGTCCCTCCATTGGCTTCTCCTATTCTTTGGGTGAAGCTGCTTGGTCTACTGGGGGTGACACAGCCATGCCCTATCTAACTTCTTATGGACAGCTGAGCAACGGAGAGCCTCACTTTCTACCAGATGCAATGTTTGGACAACCAGGAGCCCTGGGTAGCACTCCATTTCTTGGTCAGCATGGTTTTAATTTCTTTCCCAGTGGGATTGACTTCTCAGCTTGGGGAAATAACAGTTCTCAGGGACAGTCTACTCAGAGCTCTGGATATAGTAGCAATTATGCTTATGCACCTAGCTCCTTAGGTGGAGCCATGATTGATGGACAGTCAGCTTTTGCCAGTGAGACCCTCAATAAGGCTCCTGGCATGAATACTATAGACCAAGGGATGGCAGCACTGAAGTTGGGTAGCACAGAAGTTGCAAGCAATGTTCCAAAAGTTGTAGGCTCTGCTGTTGGTAGTGGGTCCATTACTAGTAACATCGTGGCTTCCAATAGTTTGCCTCCAGCTACCATTGCTCCTCCAAAACCAGCATCTTGGGCTGATATTGCTAGCAAGCCTGCAAAACAGCAACCCAAGTTGAAGACCAAGAATGGCATTGCAGGGTCAAGTCTTCCACCACCCCCAATAAAGCATAACATGGATATTGGAACTTGGGATAACAAGGGTCCTGTGGCAAAAGCCCCCTCACAGGCTTTGGTTCAGAATATAGGTCAGCAGCCAACCCAAGGGTCTCCGCAGCCTGTAGGTCAGCAGGCTAACAATAGCCCACCAGTGGCACAGGCATCAGTAGGGCAACAGACGCAGCCATTGCCTCCACCTCCACCACAGCCTGCTCAACTGTCAGTGCAGCAGCAGGCAGCTCAGCCAACCCGCTGGGTAGCACCTCGGAACCGTGGCAGTGGGTTCGGTCATAATGGGGTGGATGGTAATGGAGTAGGACAGACTCAGGCTGGATCTGGATCTACTCCTTCAGAACCTCATCCGGTCTTAGAGAAGTTGCGGTCCATTAATAACTATAACCCCAAGGATTTTGACTGGAATCTGAAACATGGCCGGGTTTTCATCATTAAGAGCTACTCCGAGGACGATATCCACCGTTCCATTAAGTATAATATCTGGTGCAGCACAGAGCATGGTAACAAGAGACTGGATGCTGCTTATCGCTCCATGAACGGGAAAGGCCCCGTTTACTTACTTTTCAGTGTCAACGGCAGTGGACACTTCTGTGGCGTTGCAGAAATGAAATCTGCTGTGGACTACAACACATGTGCAGGTGTGTGGTCCCAGGACAAATGGAAGGGCCGTTTTGATGTCAGGTGGATTTTTGTGAAGGACGTTCCCAATAGCCAGCTGCGACACATTCGCCTAGAGAACAACGAGAATAAACCAGTGACCAACTCCAGGGACACTCAAGAAGTGCCTCTGGAAAAAGCTAAGCAGGTGTTGAAAATCATAGCCAGCTACAAGCACACCACTTCCATTTTTGATGACTTCTCACACTATGAGAAACgccaagaggaagaagaaa
- the YTHDF2 gene encoding YTH domain-containing family protein 2 isoform X1, with amino-acid sequence MSASSLLEQRPKGQGNKVQNGSVHQKDGLNDDDFEPYLSPQARPNNAYTAMSDSYLPSYYSPSIGFSYSLGEAAWSTGGDTAMPYLTSYGQLSNGEPHFLPDAMFGQPGALGSTPFLGQHGFNFFPSGIDFSAWGNNSSQGQSTQSSGYSSNYAYAPSSLGGAMIDGQSAFASETLNKAPGMNTIDQGMAALKLGSTEVASNVPKVVGSAVGSGSITSNIVASNSLPPATIAPPKPASWADIASKPAKQQPKLKTKNGIAGSSLPPPPIKHNMDIGTWDNKGPVAKAPSQALVQNIGQQPTQGSPQPVGQQANNSPPVAQASVGQQTQPLPPPPPQPAQLSVQQQAAQPTRWVAPRNRGSGFGHNGVDGNGVGQTQAGSGSTPSEPHPVLEKLRSINNYNPKDFDWNLKHGRVFIIKSYSEDDIHRSIKYNIWCSTEHGNKRLDAAYRSMNGKGPVYLLFSVNGSGHFCGVAEMKSAVDYNTCAGVWSQDKWKGRFDVRWIFVKDVPNSQLRHIRLENNENKPVTNSRDTQEVPLEKAKQVLKIIASYKHTTSIFDDFSHYEKRQEEEESVKKERQGRGK; translated from the exons ATGTCGGCCAGCAGCCTCTTGGAGCAG AGACCAAAAGGTCAAGGAAACAAAG taCAAAATGGATCTGTACATCAAAAGGATGGATTAAACGATGATGATTTTGAACCTTACTTGAGTCCACAGGCAAGGCCC aATAATGCATATACTGCCATGTCAGATTCCTACTTACCCAGTTACTACAGTCCCTCCATTGGCTTCTCCTATTCTTTGGGTGAAGCTGCTTGGTCTACTGGGGGTGACACAGCCATGCCCTATCTAACTTCTTATGGACAGCTGAGCAACGGAGAGCCTCACTTTCTACCAGATGCAATGTTTGGACAACCAGGAGCCCTGGGTAGCACTCCATTTCTTGGTCAGCATGGTTTTAATTTCTTTCCCAGTGGGATTGACTTCTCAGCTTGGGGAAATAACAGTTCTCAGGGACAGTCTACTCAGAGCTCTGGATATAGTAGCAATTATGCTTATGCACCTAGCTCCTTAGGTGGAGCCATGATTGATGGACAGTCAGCTTTTGCCAGTGAGACCCTCAATAAGGCTCCTGGCATGAATACTATAGACCAAGGGATGGCAGCACTGAAGTTGGGTAGCACAGAAGTTGCAAGCAATGTTCCAAAAGTTGTAGGCTCTGCTGTTGGTAGTGGGTCCATTACTAGTAACATCGTGGCTTCCAATAGTTTGCCTCCAGCTACCATTGCTCCTCCAAAACCAGCATCTTGGGCTGATATTGCTAGCAAGCCTGCAAAACAGCAACCCAAGTTGAAGACCAAGAATGGCATTGCAGGGTCAAGTCTTCCACCACCCCCAATAAAGCATAACATGGATATTGGAACTTGGGATAACAAGGGTCCTGTGGCAAAAGCCCCCTCACAGGCTTTGGTTCAGAATATAGGTCAGCAGCCAACCCAAGGGTCTCCGCAGCCTGTAGGTCAGCAGGCTAACAATAGCCCACCAGTGGCACAGGCATCAGTAGGGCAACAGACGCAGCCATTGCCTCCACCTCCACCACAGCCTGCTCAACTGTCAGTGCAGCAGCAGGCAGCTCAGCCAACCCGCTGGGTAGCACCTCGGAACCGTGGCAGTGGGTTCGGTCATAATGGGGTGGATGGTAATGGAGTAGGACAGACTCAGGCTGGATCTGGATCTACTCCTTCAGAACCTCATCCGGTCTTAGAGAAGTTGCGGTCCATTAATAACTATAACCCCAAGGATTTTGACTGGAATCTGAAACATGGCCGGGTTTTCATCATTAAGAGCTACTCCGAGGACGATATCCACCGTTCCATTAAGTATAATATCTGGTGCAGCACAGAGCATGGTAACAAGAGACTGGATGCTGCTTATCGCTCCATGAACGGGAAAGGCCCCGTTTACTTACTTTTCAGTGTCAACGGCAGTGGACACTTCTGTGGCGTTGCAGAAATGAAATCTGCTGTGGACTACAACACATGTGCAGGTGTGTGGTCCCAGGACAAATGGAAGGGCCGTTTTGATGTCAGGTGGATTTTTGTGAAGGACGTTCCCAATAGCCAGCTGCGACACATTCGCCTAGAGAACAACGAGAATAAACCAGTGACCAACTCCAGGGACACTCAAGAAGTGCCTCTGGAAAAAGCTAAGCAGGTGTTGAAAATCATAGCCAGCTACAAGCACACCACTTCCATTTTTGATGACTTCTCACACTATGAGAAACgccaagaggaagaagaaagtgtTAAAAAG